In uncultured Campylobacter sp., a genomic segment contains:
- a CDS encoding SprT family zinc-dependent metalloprotease, translating to MAVKTPRVKTVCVKCGEFDVALNFKKGVKTTRLKVAKSGEISVSLPFYAAQKYALEFVQKHYDWLKSAREKTLANLPREDEFRLLGEVYRIKFEPNLKGVNLIRFTSDSGVFDGLNLSSDGLDPHLYGAKFDGEFSAIKFKSQSNEAKFASSDGRKFDGEIYAASLAALENYKKTFARRIYGHFITKFAPAVNRKINRVVVRKMTTRWGSCNSRKGYINLSLNLIEKAPELVEYVVLHELTHLIYPHHQKSFYDFIAALMPDFRSREKRLNKK from the coding sequence ATGGCAGTCAAAACGCCTCGTGTAAAAACCGTTTGCGTAAAATGCGGCGAATTTGACGTCGCGCTAAATTTTAAAAAAGGCGTAAAAACAACTCGCCTAAAGGTCGCCAAATCAGGCGAAATCTCGGTCTCGCTGCCCTTTTACGCCGCGCAAAAATATGCGCTAGAGTTCGTGCAAAAACACTACGACTGGCTAAAATCGGCTCGCGAAAAAACGCTAGCAAATTTGCCGCGCGAGGACGAGTTTAGACTGCTGGGCGAGGTTTACCGTATCAAATTCGAACCGAATTTAAAGGGCGTAAATTTGATACGTTTTACAAGCGACTCAGGAGTTTTTGACGGCTTAAATTTGAGCTCGGACGGGCTAGACCCGCACCTTTACGGCGCTAAATTTGACGGAGAATTTAGCGCGATTAAATTTAAGTCGCAGTCTAACGAGGCTAAATTTGCTAGCTCGGACGGACGTAAATTTGACGGCGAAATTTACGCTGCGAGTTTAGCGGCGCTAGAAAATTATAAAAAAACCTTTGCGAGGCGCATTTACGGGCATTTTATAACCAAATTCGCTCCAGCCGTAAACCGCAAAATAAACCGCGTCGTCGTGCGCAAAATGACCACGCGCTGGGGTAGCTGCAACTCGCGCAAAGGCTATATAAACTTAAGCCTAAATTTGATCGAAAAAGCCCCAGAGCTAGTCGAATACGTCGTGCTTCACGAGCTTACCCATCTGATCTACCCCCACCACCAAAAAAGCTTCTATGACTTCATTGCAGCCTTGATGCCAGATTTTAGGTCGAGAGAAAAACGGCTAAACAAAAAATAA
- a CDS encoding sel1 repeat family protein gives MKKLLMLVAAVFALGGDFEDGIKAYESSNLAVARDKFVSACDANNAQACARAGALYQLGKDILPDPKKALELYEKGCELGAKEACSGAGGIYVSSDKEKARALLNKSCELGDGFACATVGSYLLEEKKFKDAYALFEKACELKDKLGCEFAGDLKRSKRL, from the coding sequence ATGAAAAAACTTCTAATGCTAGTTGCCGCTGTTTTTGCTCTGGGCGGCGATTTCGAGGACGGCATAAAAGCCTACGAAAGCTCAAATTTAGCCGTAGCTCGCGATAAATTCGTATCTGCTTGCGACGCAAATAATGCGCAGGCCTGCGCAAGAGCCGGTGCGCTATATCAGCTAGGCAAAGATATCTTGCCCGATCCTAAAAAAGCGCTTGAGTTATACGAAAAAGGCTGTGAACTAGGCGCTAAAGAAGCCTGCTCGGGCGCCGGCGGGATATACGTGTCTAGCGACAAAGAAAAGGCGCGCGCTCTGCTAAATAAAAGCTGCGAGCTAGGCGACGGATTTGCGTGCGCGACGGTAGGATCGTATCTGCTAGAGGAGAAAAAATTTAAAGACGCCTACGCTCTTTTTGAGAAGGCTTGCGAGCTAAAAGATAAGCTAGGATGCGAATTTGCAGGCGATCTAAAACGCTCAAAAAGACTTTAA
- a CDS encoding TRAP transporter permease — translation MDKNLNYTRTNTEPAQEKEEFVEVKTREINSNFYIYFTSIICFAWSVFQLYIAYFPMNTTMSRSAHLAFAICLLFLLYPLKIHKESHSSLPFYDIALCVLGTLAALYPLIEFYALAQRPGDYTSFDIAVSCVAVVVLFEAGRRIIGPALPIIAAIFLAYDYFGQYMPDIIAHQGASLNKLAGHMYLTTEGVFGVPLGVSVSFIYLFVLFGSLLERAGAGQYFINLAFALLGKFRGGPAKASVIASGLTGMVSGSSTANVVTVGTFTIPLMKKAGLTSTKAGAIEVAAGVNGQLMPPIMGAAAFIIAEFLGLSYTNVMIAAVIPAFVCYMSLFFIVHLESCKLGLKGMKQGVGVSKLKIFVSGLHYLIPILVLLYTLLIANESPISAAFNAICVLFLIILFQEPVRKTAHGEGVGAEDFIVGFTDIFWAMVTAAKSMTTIAIATGLAGIIVGSISLTGIGQVLSEVVENLAGNNIVLILFLTAVMSLILGMGLPTTANYIVVSSLVAPVILFLAHKNGFLIPAIAVHLFVFYFGILADDTPPVGIAAYAAAGIAKANPVTVGMQGFFYDLRTTILPFSFVFNNKLLLIESVDAANPNDAKGIVWITNPLEMALIFGTALVGMFAFSSALQGYFVRQVNMLERALLLAVAPLTLVPNMCAKYIPFIANEYVSYAIGVSLYAALFAFGWIRSKAEKRVGVGD, via the coding sequence ATGGATAAAAATTTAAACTATACACGAACAAACACTGAGCCGGCGCAGGAAAAGGAGGAGTTCGTCGAGGTAAAGACGCGCGAGATAAACTCGAACTTTTATATTTATTTTACGAGCATCATCTGCTTTGCGTGGTCGGTTTTTCAGCTTTATATTGCGTATTTTCCGATGAACACTACGATGTCGCGCTCGGCGCACCTTGCTTTTGCTATCTGTTTACTTTTTTTGCTCTATCCGCTTAAGATTCATAAAGAATCCCACTCCAGCCTGCCGTTTTACGACATCGCGCTTTGCGTTTTGGGTACGCTAGCCGCACTCTACCCGCTCATAGAGTTTTACGCTCTAGCGCAGCGTCCCGGAGACTACACGAGCTTTGATATAGCCGTATCCTGCGTCGCCGTGGTCGTGCTGTTTGAGGCAGGCCGCAGGATCATCGGTCCGGCGCTTCCTATCATCGCCGCGATATTTTTGGCGTATGATTATTTCGGTCAATACATGCCAGACATCATCGCGCACCAGGGCGCTAGCCTAAATAAGCTCGCAGGCCACATGTATCTTACGACCGAGGGCGTTTTTGGCGTGCCGCTTGGCGTTAGCGTGAGTTTTATCTATCTTTTTGTCTTGTTCGGTTCGCTTTTAGAGCGCGCGGGAGCGGGGCAGTACTTTATAAATTTAGCCTTTGCGCTGCTTGGTAAATTTCGCGGCGGACCGGCTAAAGCTTCGGTTATCGCGTCGGGACTAACCGGCATGGTGAGCGGCAGCTCCACGGCAAACGTTGTAACGGTGGGTACGTTCACGATCCCGCTGATGAAAAAGGCCGGTCTAACCAGCACCAAAGCCGGCGCCATCGAGGTGGCTGCGGGCGTAAACGGCCAGCTGATGCCACCTATCATGGGCGCGGCGGCCTTTATCATCGCCGAGTTTTTGGGGCTTAGCTATACAAACGTCATGATCGCGGCCGTGATTCCTGCGTTCGTGTGCTATATGTCGCTGTTTTTCATCGTGCACCTTGAGAGCTGTAAGCTCGGGCTAAAAGGTATGAAGCAGGGCGTAGGCGTGTCAAAGCTTAAAATTTTCGTGAGCGGACTGCACTATCTTATCCCGATTTTGGTTTTGCTCTATACCTTGCTAATCGCAAACGAATCGCCGATTTCGGCGGCCTTTAACGCTATTTGCGTGCTATTTTTGATTATCCTTTTTCAAGAGCCCGTTAGAAAAACGGCTCACGGCGAGGGCGTCGGCGCAGAGGACTTTATCGTTGGCTTTACGGATATATTTTGGGCGATGGTAACGGCGGCTAAAAGTATGACTACGATCGCGATAGCTACGGGTTTAGCAGGCATCATCGTGGGCTCTATCTCGCTAACGGGTATCGGGCAGGTGCTGTCTGAAGTCGTGGAAAATTTAGCCGGAAACAACATCGTACTCATTCTATTTTTAACGGCGGTAATGTCGCTGATACTAGGCATGGGCTTGCCGACCACCGCAAACTACATCGTCGTTAGCTCGCTAGTCGCGCCGGTGATTTTGTTTTTGGCGCACAAAAACGGCTTTCTCATCCCCGCCATCGCCGTGCATCTTTTCGTCTTTTACTTCGGTATCCTAGCCGACGATACGCCGCCTGTTGGCATCGCGGCATACGCTGCGGCCGGTATCGCCAAAGCAAACCCCGTAACCGTGGGTATGCAGGGCTTTTTTTACGATCTGCGCACGACGATTTTGCCATTTTCGTTCGTGTTTAATAACAAGCTGCTTTTGATAGAAAGCGTAGATGCCGCAAACCCAAACGACGCAAAAGGTATAGTGTGGATAACAAATCCGCTAGAGATGGCGCTGATTTTCGGTACGGCGCTAGTGGGTATGTTTGCCTTTTCTTCGGCGCTTCAAGGGTATTTCGTTAGGCAAGTAAATATGCTTGAGCGCGCGCTACTTTTGGCTGTTGCGCCGCTAACCTTGGTGCCTAATATGTGCGCTAAATATATACCTTTTATCGCGAACGAATACGTGTCTTACGCGATCGGCGTTTCGCTTTACGCGGCGTTATTCGCGTTTGGCTGGATAAGAAGTAAAGCGGAGAAGAGAGTCGGCGTAGGCGATTAA
- a CDS encoding TAXI family TRAP transporter solute-binding subunit, with the protein MKTTSLALAGLLFASALGAKEFVSIGTGAMTGTYYPVGGAICRLVNKDPQMKCSVQSTGGSVYNVNNVLKKELNFGFVQSDVVYDKFNGVGKFEGNGDQNLRAVVSIYPELLAFVVSKSSGIGSINDLEGKAINVGNPGSGNEMTALGVFKAYGFDEKKLKHHGVLTAGECPHALKDKKIDGYFYMVGHPTANITDAANSLPIDIINIEGEQVDKMLAAMPYFAKGTIPKGTYEGVDHDVNSIGVKAVLVTDKSMSDTAVAAVVKAILDNFDEYKSLHPALAAVTKESLIEGLSAPLHPAAEAEFKKAGIIK; encoded by the coding sequence ATGAAAACTACATCTTTGGCATTAGCTGGCTTGCTTTTCGCATCTGCGCTGGGCGCAAAGGAGTTCGTATCTATCGGTACGGGAGCGATGACGGGCACGTATTATCCGGTGGGCGGAGCGATATGTCGCCTCGTGAATAAAGACCCGCAGATGAAATGCTCGGTGCAATCAACCGGCGGCTCGGTCTACAACGTAAATAACGTGCTAAAAAAAGAGCTAAATTTCGGTTTCGTCCAAAGCGACGTGGTTTATGATAAATTTAACGGCGTGGGCAAATTTGAAGGCAACGGCGATCAAAACCTACGCGCCGTCGTCTCGATCTATCCTGAGCTTCTCGCGTTCGTCGTCTCAAAATCAAGCGGTATCGGCTCGATAAACGACCTCGAGGGCAAAGCGATCAACGTCGGTAATCCGGGCAGCGGCAACGAAATGACCGCGCTTGGCGTGTTTAAGGCTTACGGCTTTGACGAGAAAAAGTTAAAACATCACGGCGTACTCACTGCCGGCGAGTGCCCACATGCGCTAAAAGATAAGAAAATCGACGGCTACTTCTATATGGTCGGTCACCCGACGGCTAACATCACCGATGCGGCAAACTCGCTGCCTATCGATATCATAAACATCGAGGGCGAGCAGGTGGATAAGATGCTGGCCGCGATGCCGTACTTTGCCAAAGGTACGATACCAAAAGGTACTTATGAGGGCGTGGATCACGACGTAAACAGTATCGGCGTTAAAGCCGTTCTGGTCACCGATAAGAGCATGAGTGATACTGCCGTGGCTGCGGTCGTGAAGGCTATTTTGGATAACTTCGACGAGTACAAGAGCCTACACCCTGCACTTGCAGCCGTTACCAAAGAGAGCCTGATAGAGGGGCTTTCTGCGCCTTTGCACCCTGCTGCCGAGGCTGAGTTTAAAAAGGCCGGCATAATAAAATAA
- a CDS encoding DUF87 domain-containing protein, with protein sequence MKTIQENLKLFYVGLKNKEPFFYKNKDLTTHAAIIGMTGSGKTGLGISILEEACIDNIPTFIIDPKGDMTNLALAFPQMSAQDFAPYVDENEAQNKGMSVDEFAASEAQTWAKGIEGSFQSLERVGLFKDSAELKIYTPKSSSGVGVALLGDFARPNLDAGSEEFSEYVGSLASSVLSLVGIENDVNSKEHLLISNIFIDKFSRGADVSLEELIGFIATPPFAKIGVFDVEKFYPSSERMKLAVKINTLLASPDFRAWLSGERLDISKMLFNANGKAKCNIFTISHLKDSERMFFVTLLLNEIIAWMRKTEGTSSLRAVLYMDEIFGFFPPNGNPPSKTPMLTLLKQARAHGLGVILSTQNPVDLDYKGLSNIGTWFIGRLQTAQDKARVIDGMTGLAGSAMDKGEIENLISNLQKRNFLLKNIHEDGLSVISTRWALSYLKGPLSREQISNLMKEQKGGSNLSELSPTKSSNFAAKPVLSPDIAQIYAASSNLQEGGELEGYLYGEAKVRFYDAKKGLDEVREVNFTLRLDEAQKSADWSEASENMRFTAVAEPNFKLSYAPLPGFVAGAKNFKELTKNFKEFIYRNYKLRLFSALNLSSAPGESKEEFYVRLADKCNEILEAQTAKLTAEFDKQKARLEEKLNRSVAKLEKEQRDFKSKGIETAISVGASILGAIFGKGLLSSGNIGKVATSARSANSVLKERSDVKLSEQEVAQLNAQIEELMAKFEEDASALKAKNDVQNVEVTEVEVGPKSSDIYDEKLYLLWK encoded by the coding sequence ATGAAAACCATCCAAGAAAATTTAAAGCTATTTTACGTCGGTCTCAAAAACAAAGAGCCGTTTTTTTACAAAAACAAGGACCTCACGACGCACGCGGCCATCATCGGAATGACCGGTAGCGGCAAAACCGGCCTTGGCATCAGCATCCTAGAAGAAGCCTGCATCGATAACATTCCGACCTTTATAATCGACCCAAAAGGCGATATGACAAACCTCGCTTTGGCCTTCCCGCAGATGAGCGCGCAGGATTTTGCGCCTTATGTCGATGAAAACGAAGCGCAAAACAAGGGCATGAGCGTGGATGAATTTGCCGCGAGCGAAGCGCAGACATGGGCAAAAGGCATCGAAGGCTCGTTTCAAAGCCTAGAGCGCGTGGGGCTTTTTAAAGATAGCGCCGAGTTAAAAATTTACACGCCAAAGAGCAGTAGCGGTGTCGGCGTGGCGTTGCTAGGCGATTTTGCCCGTCCAAATTTAGACGCAGGCAGCGAGGAGTTTAGCGAGTACGTAGGCTCTCTGGCTAGCTCGGTGCTATCGCTTGTGGGCATAGAAAACGACGTAAATTCAAAAGAACACCTACTCATCTCAAACATCTTTATAGATAAATTTAGCCGGGGCGCGGACGTGAGCCTAGAGGAGCTCATCGGCTTTATCGCGACGCCTCCGTTTGCCAAGATCGGCGTATTTGACGTGGAGAAATTTTATCCAAGCTCCGAGCGCATGAAGCTAGCGGTTAAAATCAACACGCTGCTTGCAAGCCCCGATTTTCGCGCGTGGCTAAGCGGCGAGCGACTCGATATCTCAAAGATGCTTTTTAACGCAAACGGTAAAGCAAAGTGCAATATCTTTACGATCTCGCACCTAAAAGACAGCGAGAGGATGTTTTTCGTGACGCTGCTGCTAAACGAGATCATCGCGTGGATGCGCAAGACCGAGGGCACTAGCTCGCTTCGCGCGGTGCTTTATATGGACGAGATTTTCGGATTTTTCCCGCCAAACGGCAACCCGCCTAGCAAAACTCCGATGCTAACTCTACTCAAGCAAGCCCGCGCGCACGGCCTTGGCGTGATACTGAGCACCCAAAACCCGGTCGATCTGGACTACAAAGGCCTTAGCAACATCGGCACGTGGTTTATTGGTAGATTACAAACCGCGCAGGATAAAGCGCGCGTGATCGACGGTATGACGGGGCTTGCGGGCTCTGCGATGGACAAAGGCGAGATAGAAAATCTCATCTCAAATTTGCAAAAGCGCAATTTTCTCTTAAAAAACATCCACGAAGACGGGCTGTCCGTCATCTCGACGCGCTGGGCTTTGAGCTATCTAAAAGGCCCGCTTAGCCGCGAGCAGATTTCAAATTTGATGAAAGAGCAAAAGGGTGGGTCAAATTTGAGCGAGCTAAGCCCGACAAAAAGCTCAAATTTTGCCGCCAAACCGGTGCTATCGCCCGACATCGCTCAAATTTACGCCGCAAGCTCAAATTTGCAGGAGGGCGGCGAGCTGGAGGGGTATCTTTACGGCGAAGCTAAAGTGCGATTTTACGATGCTAAAAAGGGGCTTGACGAGGTTCGCGAGGTAAATTTCACGCTAAGGTTGGATGAAGCTCAAAAAAGCGCCGATTGGAGCGAAGCTAGCGAAAATATGCGTTTTACCGCGGTTGCAGAGCCGAATTTCAAGCTCTCATACGCGCCGCTGCCGGGCTTTGTCGCGGGAGCTAAAAATTTCAAAGAGCTAACCAAAAATTTCAAAGAATTTATCTATAGAAACTACAAACTTAGGCTCTTTAGCGCGCTAAATTTAAGCTCGGCGCCGGGTGAGAGCAAGGAGGAGTTTTACGTGCGTTTGGCCGATAAATGCAACGAAATTTTAGAGGCGCAAACGGCCAAGCTCACGGCGGAATTTGATAAACAAAAAGCGCGCCTAGAGGAGAAACTAAACCGCTCGGTGGCAAAGCTTGAAAAAGAGCAGCGGGACTTTAAAAGTAAGGGGATCGAGACCGCGATCTCGGTGGGGGCTAGCATTTTGGGTGCGATTTTCGGCAAGGGGCTGTTAAGTAGCGGCAATATCGGCAAGGTCGCGACCTCCGCGCGCTCGGCAAACAGCGTGCTAAAAGAGCGCAGCGACGTCAAACTAAGCGAGCAAGAAGTCGCCCAGCTAAACGCGCAGATCGAGGAGCTGATGGCGAAATTTGAAGAAGACGCGAGCGCGCTAAAAGCCAAAAACGACGTACAAAACGTGGAGGTGACGGAGGTGGAGGTGGGGCCGAAGAGTAGCGATATTTATGACGAAAAGCTCTATCTTTTGTGGAAGTAG
- a CDS encoding PilZ domain-containing protein, with amino-acid sequence MNVTYNDGSFMREDAVNVFARAMKDNRQVHFLNLYNGVKVECMGEVKHAEDDTVVCKVTLEQILAIKEEKNAYVVRDEYFPENLRADIVGSDLTNLTVMLQNFTYMQNLHANLRKHQRVYPDRYTRVILTQNGSEISGNLYDISRGGLGVVSLDDGEFKEGEPINAKFELSIPDEAGDSNKSINIDTDLKLVAALRYKGAMRYCCQLTGNDATTGEDIAKFTKKRVIETLEELKEQLKTYQ; translated from the coding sequence ATGAACGTTACGTATAATGACGGCTCGTTTATGCGCGAGGATGCGGTAAACGTATTTGCTAGAGCTATGAAAGACAACCGTCAGGTGCATTTTTTAAATCTTTACAACGGCGTAAAAGTAGAGTGCATGGGCGAGGTAAAGCACGCAGAGGATGATACCGTCGTCTGCAAGGTAACTCTAGAGCAAATTTTAGCTATAAAAGAAGAAAAAAACGCCTACGTAGTACGCGATGAATATTTTCCGGAAAATTTAAGAGCCGACATCGTAGGATCTGATCTCACGAATTTAACCGTTATGCTACAAAATTTCACGTACATGCAAAATCTGCACGCAAATCTAAGAAAACACCAGCGCGTTTATCCTGATCGCTATACTAGAGTGATCTTGACGCAAAACGGTAGTGAAATAAGCGGCAATCTATACGATATCTCAAGGGGCGGCCTGGGCGTCGTTAGCTTGGATGACGGCGAGTTTAAAGAGGGCGAGCCTATAAATGCTAAATTTGAGTTAAGCATACCGGACGAGGCTGGCGACTCTAACAAAAGCATAAACATAGATACAGATCTAAAACTAGTCGCCGCTTTAAGATATAAGGGCGCGATGAGATATTGTTGCCAGCTAACCGGCAATGACGCTACTACGGGCGAAGATATAGCAAAATTTACGAAAAAACGCGTAATAGAAACTCTCGAAGAGCTCAAAGAACAGCTAAAAACCTACCAATAA
- a CDS encoding peroxiredoxin, whose protein sequence is MLVTKKAPDFTAAAVLGSNQIVNDFNLYKNIGEKGAVVFFYPMDFTFVCPSEIIAFDKRYDEFKARGIEVIGVSTDNQFSHFAWKETPVNKGGIGQVRFPLVADMTKSIARGFDVLLEDAGVALRGSFLLDKDGTVRHAVINDLPLGRNIDEMIRMVDTMLFTNEHGEVCPAGWNKGDKGMKADTAGVADYLSHNADKL, encoded by the coding sequence ATGTTAGTAACAAAAAAAGCGCCTGACTTTACGGCTGCAGCGGTTTTAGGAAGCAATCAAATCGTAAATGATTTCAACCTATATAAAAATATCGGCGAGAAAGGTGCGGTAGTATTTTTCTACCCTATGGACTTTACCTTCGTTTGCCCTAGCGAGATCATCGCGTTTGATAAGAGATACGACGAATTTAAAGCTCGAGGTATCGAAGTTATCGGCGTTTCAACGGATAACCAATTCTCTCACTTTGCGTGGAAAGAAACTCCGGTAAACAAAGGCGGCATAGGCCAAGTTCGCTTCCCGCTAGTAGCCGATATGACGAAGTCTATCGCTCGCGGTTTTGACGTACTTTTAGAGGATGCGGGCGTCGCGCTTCGCGGTAGTTTCTTGCTCGATAAAGACGGCACCGTTCGCCACGCGGTTATCAACGACCTTCCGCTTGGAAGAAACATCGACGAGATGATAAGAATGGTCGATACGATGCTATTTACCAACGAGCACGGAGAGGTTTGCCCTGCGGGATGGAACAAAGGCGATAAAGGCATGAAAGCCGATACCGCAGGCGTCGCAGACTATCTATCTCACAACGCGGATAAGCTATAA
- a CDS encoding beta-ketoacyl-ACP synthase III, protein MPKASLISIAAYAPAKILTNLDLEKMVETSDEWITKRTGIKQRRIAQDEDTSDLGTKAAKLAIERANLRAKDIDAVICATISPDHFCMPSTACKIAKNLGINSVTMFDISAACTGFIYLLELAKSLIESGSKKNILIIGAEKLSKIIDWADRTTCILFGDGAGAAVVSADSKNEIIDVHTAADGNYAELLITPGGEEKFIKMSGNEVFKVAVQTLTKDVVEILEKNKIPSDKIDLFIPHQANLRIIEAVKQRLNLSDEQCVVTVGKYGNTSSASIPMAMNDAYEAGRLKNGDLILLDAFGGGFTWGSALLKFGGEDYKR, encoded by the coding sequence ATGCCAAAAGCCTCATTAATATCCATAGCTGCATATGCCCCTGCTAAAATTTTAACGAATTTAGATCTTGAAAAAATGGTAGAAACAAGCGACGAATGGATAACTAAACGAACGGGTATTAAGCAAAGGCGAATAGCGCAGGATGAAGATACTAGCGACTTGGGAACAAAGGCGGCGAAGTTGGCGATCGAAAGAGCAAATCTGAGAGCAAAAGATATTGATGCCGTCATTTGCGCGACTATCTCTCCCGATCATTTTTGCATGCCCTCGACCGCCTGCAAAATCGCTAAAAATTTGGGCATAAACTCTGTTACGATGTTTGATATAAGCGCAGCTTGTACCGGTTTTATCTATTTGCTTGAACTTGCTAAATCTCTAATAGAAAGCGGCAGTAAAAAAAATATACTCATAATCGGAGCCGAAAAACTAAGTAAAATAATAGATTGGGCGGATAGGACGACTTGTATACTATTTGGCGACGGAGCTGGCGCGGCAGTCGTAAGCGCCGATAGTAAAAATGAGATTATAGACGTGCATACCGCAGCCGACGGCAACTATGCCGAGCTGCTTATCACGCCGGGCGGCGAAGAAAAATTTATTAAAATGTCCGGTAACGAAGTTTTTAAAGTCGCGGTTCAAACATTAACCAAAGACGTCGTAGAAATTTTAGAAAAAAATAAAATCCCCAGCGACAAAATCGACCTTTTTATCCCGCATCAGGCAAATTTGCGCATTATCGAAGCGGTTAAACAACGTTTAAATCTTTCAGACGAACAATGCGTAGTAACCGTCGGAAAATACGGTAACACTAGCTCGGCTTCCATACCGATGGCAATGAACGACGCTTATGAGGCCGGTAGGCTTAAAAATGGCGATTTGATTTTATTGGATGCTTTTGGAGGCGGCTTTACTTGGGGCTCGGCTTTACTCAAATTCGGCGGCGAAGACTACAAAAGATAA
- the plsX gene encoding phosphate acyltransferase PlsX: MTSICIDAMGGDFGPQPIIGGVIEALKEVKFEAILVGDTKILESLVPQNLKQYVKFIQADEIVSMSDGATDALKRKESSIFKAIELLKNKQTKAVVSAGHSGATMSLATLRVGRLKNVSRPAIATLMPNVTGGKTLVLDVGANVDCRPEHLFQFAVMGEAYAKEILKIESPKVALLSNGEEECKGNDVTKEAFAMISKLDSFVGNAEGNQVFDGSVDVIVCDGFVGNILLKTSEGVADAISKIIKKHVKKSPVAIAGSLLMKKVFKTLKQQVDYDEYGGAPLLGVDGCVIISHGKSTPKAIKNAIFQALNFADSNINKVIEDELSRFAK, encoded by the coding sequence ATGACCAGCATTTGCATTGACGCGATGGGCGGCGACTTCGGTCCGCAGCCTATTATCGGCGGCGTGATCGAAGCTTTAAAAGAAGTAAAATTTGAAGCTATCTTGGTAGGCGATACGAAAATCTTGGAAAGTCTCGTCCCGCAAAATTTAAAACAATATGTAAAATTTATTCAAGCCGACGAGATTGTTTCTATGAGCGATGGCGCCACTGACGCGTTAAAGCGAAAGGAAAGTAGTATTTTTAAGGCTATAGAGCTACTTAAAAATAAACAAACCAAGGCCGTAGTTTCTGCTGGACACAGCGGAGCCACGATGAGCCTTGCCACGCTTCGAGTCGGACGCCTAAAAAATGTTTCGCGTCCGGCTATTGCGACGTTGATGCCAAATGTTACCGGCGGTAAAACTCTAGTTTTGGACGTCGGCGCAAACGTAGACTGTAGGCCGGAACATTTGTTTCAGTTTGCGGTAATGGGCGAAGCTTACGCAAAGGAAATTTTAAAAATAGAGTCGCCTAAGGTAGCGCTTTTATCAAACGGCGAAGAAGAGTGTAAAGGCAATGATGTTACCAAGGAAGCCTTTGCGATGATTTCAAAACTTGATAGTTTCGTAGGCAATGCCGAAGGCAATCAAGTCTTTGATGGAAGCGTCGATGTCATAGTTTGCGACGGATTCGTAGGAAATATTTTGCTAAAAACTAGCGAAGGCGTAGCCGATGCAATCAGCAAGATTATCAAAAAACACGTTAAAAAATCTCCCGTAGCAATTGCCGGTTCGCTTCTCATGAAAAAAGTTTTTAAGACTTTAAAGCAGCAAGTCGACTACGATGAATACGGCGGGGCGCCGCTGTTAGGCGTAGACGGTTGCGTCATAATCAGTCACGGAAAAAGTACTCCTAAAGCTATCAAAAATGCGATATTTCAAGCATTAAATTTCGCAGATTCTAATATAAATAAAGTTATCGAAGACGAGCTTTCACGCTTTGCCAAATAA
- the rpmF gene encoding 50S ribosomal protein L32 yields the protein MAVPKRRVSHTRAAKRRTHYKVTLPIPVKDKDGSWKMPHRVNKTTGEY from the coding sequence ATGGCAGTACCTAAACGAAGAGTAAGTCATACTCGTGCGGCAAAGAGAAGAACACACTACAAAGTAACGCTTCCTATTCCCGTAAAAGATAAAGACGGCTCATGGAAAATGCCTCACCGCGTAAATAAAACTACCGGAGAGTATTGA
- the ndk gene encoding nucleoside-diphosphate kinase → MQQTLSIIKPDAVKKGVIGKIVDRFESNGLRIAAMKKVKLSKCDAKAFYAVHKDRPFFNDLVDFMVSGPVVVMVLEGDDAVAKNRDLMGATNPKEAKPGTIRADFAESIDANAVHGSDSLENAKNEIAFFFATREIC, encoded by the coding sequence ATGCAGCAAACGCTTTCTATTATTAAGCCTGATGCCGTAAAAAAGGGCGTTATCGGAAAAATCGTGGATAGATTCGAAAGTAACGGACTAAGAATCGCCGCTATGAAAAAAGTCAAACTAAGCAAATGCGACGCAAAAGCTTTCTACGCAGTTCACAAAGATAGACCTTTCTTCAATGATTTGGTTGATTTTATGGTGAGCGGACCGGTCGTAGTTATGGTTCTTGAGGGCGACGATGCGGTAGCTAAAAACCGTGATCTAATGGGTGCGACCAATCCGAAAGAAGCAAAACCTGGCACAATAAGAGCCGACTTTGCCGAGAGTATCGACGCAAACGCCGTTCACGGTAGTGACAGCCTAGAAAACGCTAAAAACGAGATTGCGTTTTTCTTTGCGACAAGAGAAATTTGCTAA